In Akkermansia muciniphila, one DNA window encodes the following:
- a CDS encoding nitroreductase family protein, with translation MKTFFHLSPFLAVISGSLFSGTALCSDIVLPPPDKKGGKPLMQVLQERHSTRSFADKPIPVEVLSSLLWAAQGVNRDDPDYRTAPSSRNSNEIEIYVVLPQGAYLYKPKTHQLKQVVQSDMRAATGTQEFAATAPLNLVYVVDQSKQPGDFDARRKLITACTDAGFIGENVYLFCASEGLGTVFRAMIDANYIQKCLKLPVLKKVLYAQSVGYPADS, from the coding sequence ATGAAAACTTTCTTTCACCTCAGCCCGTTTCTGGCCGTCATTTCGGGAAGCCTTTTCTCCGGAACGGCCCTCTGCAGCGACATCGTGTTGCCTCCGCCAGATAAAAAGGGAGGAAAACCCCTCATGCAGGTTCTTCAAGAACGGCATTCCACCAGATCCTTTGCAGACAAACCCATCCCGGTGGAAGTCCTCTCTTCCCTGCTCTGGGCTGCGCAAGGCGTCAACCGGGATGATCCCGACTACCGTACGGCGCCGTCCTCCCGGAATTCCAACGAAATAGAAATCTATGTCGTCCTGCCGCAGGGCGCCTATCTTTACAAGCCGAAAACCCACCAGCTGAAGCAAGTGGTTCAGAGCGACATGCGGGCCGCTACGGGCACACAGGAATTCGCGGCTACCGCGCCGTTAAACCTGGTCTATGTAGTAGATCAGTCCAAACAGCCGGGAGATTTTGATGCCAGGAGAAAACTGATTACGGCCTGCACGGATGCGGGATTCATTGGAGAAAATGTTTACCTTTTCTGCGCTTCCGAAGGGCTTGGCACCGTTTTCCGCGCCATGATTGACGCCAACTATATCCAAAAGTGCCTGAAACTCCCCGTTCTCAAAAAAGTCCTGTACGCCCAGAGCGTCGGCTATCCGGCCGATTCCTGA
- a CDS encoding acyltransferase family protein, whose product MNAPHPASVLAPKPHYAALDGLRGVAAVMVVLFHMFEGSARDLQFHTDQIINHGYLSVDFFFMLSGFVIGYAYDDRWGNMTLWNFCKRRLVRLQPMVVMGMLLGGILFYFQGSEIFPNIEQTPVWKMLLVMTVGFTLLPVPVSLDVRGWSEMHPLNGPAWSLFFEYVANILYAVLIRKFTSRWLAVLVFLAGCALIHQCYTQGNNIGGWTLDAEQCRVGLTRLMFPFFGGLFLFRLCKPGRIRHGFWWCSLLLVGALAAPHVGGAENFRLNGLYDAFCIIVIFPAVVFLGASDIPGDISARASRFLGNISYPLYITHYPIVYLYLAWVHDAEVPLSRALPVAAGVLLLCIAVACGCLKLYDEPVRAWLSKRVLKRRPPEPGA is encoded by the coding sequence ATGAACGCTCCACACCCTGCTTCCGTCCTGGCTCCCAAACCGCACTACGCCGCTTTGGACGGCCTCCGCGGGGTGGCCGCTGTCATGGTAGTTCTGTTCCACATGTTTGAAGGCAGCGCCAGGGACCTCCAGTTCCATACGGACCAGATCATCAACCACGGTTATCTGTCCGTGGACTTCTTCTTCATGCTGTCCGGCTTCGTCATCGGATACGCCTATGACGATCGCTGGGGAAACATGACCCTGTGGAACTTCTGCAAGCGGCGGCTGGTGCGCCTTCAACCCATGGTGGTCATGGGAATGCTGTTGGGGGGAATCCTCTTTTACTTCCAGGGCTCTGAAATCTTCCCGAACATCGAGCAAACCCCCGTATGGAAAATGCTGCTGGTCATGACCGTGGGATTCACGCTGCTGCCCGTTCCCGTTTCCCTGGATGTGCGCGGATGGTCGGAAATGCACCCGCTGAACGGTCCGGCCTGGTCCCTCTTCTTCGAATACGTCGCCAACATCCTTTACGCCGTGCTCATCAGAAAGTTTACCAGCAGATGGCTGGCGGTCCTGGTCTTTCTGGCGGGCTGCGCCCTCATTCACCAGTGCTACACGCAGGGCAACAACATCGGCGGCTGGACTCTGGATGCGGAACAGTGCCGTGTGGGGCTCACACGGCTCATGTTCCCCTTCTTCGGCGGCCTGTTCCTGTTCCGCCTGTGCAAACCGGGACGGATCAGGCATGGTTTCTGGTGGTGCAGCCTGCTTCTGGTGGGGGCGCTGGCGGCTCCCCATGTAGGAGGCGCGGAAAATTTCCGCCTGAACGGCCTGTATGACGCCTTCTGCATCATCGTCATCTTTCCCGCGGTAGTCTTCCTCGGGGCCAGCGACATCCCCGGAGACATTTCCGCCCGAGCCAGCCGGTTTTTGGGAAACATCTCCTATCCCCTTTATATCACCCACTATCCTATCGTATATCTCTACCTGGCCTGGGTTCACGACGCGGAAGTCCCTCTTTCCCGTGCGCTCCCCGTGGCGGCTGGCGTCTTACTCCTCTGCATTGCCGTAGCCTGCGGGTGCCTGAAGCTTTATGACGAGCCCGTGCGCGCATGGCTCTCCAAACGCGTGCTGAAGCGACGCCCTCCGGAACCCGGGGCGTAA
- a CDS encoding gamma carbonic anhydrase family protein produces MAREPYANFWPKVADTAFVAESADLIGDVTIGEHASIWYHTTLRADINKIVIGDYSNIQDNSCIHLADDFGCYVGKYVTVGHGVILHACTVEDNCLIGMGSIILDGAVIGRGSVVGAGALITKGTVIPPNSLVLGSPAKVVKDLGPESADNNHKWAEKYVKVAARYTERVINPGF; encoded by the coding sequence ATGGCAAGAGAACCTTACGCGAACTTCTGGCCCAAAGTGGCGGATACCGCTTTTGTCGCGGAAAGCGCTGATTTGATTGGAGATGTTACCATTGGAGAACATGCCAGCATCTGGTACCATACCACGCTGCGCGCGGATATCAATAAGATCGTCATTGGTGATTACTCCAATATCCAGGACAATAGCTGCATCCACCTGGCAGACGATTTTGGCTGCTATGTAGGCAAGTACGTCACCGTAGGCCACGGCGTGATTCTGCACGCCTGCACGGTGGAAGATAATTGCCTGATCGGCATGGGGTCCATCATTCTGGATGGAGCGGTCATCGGCCGGGGGTCTGTGGTGGGAGCGGGCGCTCTCATTACCAAAGGTACCGTCATCCCCCCCAATTCCCTGGTGCTGGGTTCTCCTGCCAAGGTGGTGAAGGATCTGGGGCCGGAATCCGCGGATAATAACCACAAATGGGCGGAAAAATACGTCAAGGTGGCTGCCCGCTATACGGAACGGGTTATTAATCCCGGTTTTTAA
- a CDS encoding beta-galactosidase translates to MMKQYGFSWSAALMAVGVGALAWAGPEAVQNVQKPALSGGTPVVFGFGGEGNQEFMLNGKPFQIRGAEMHPQRIPREYWRHRIRTAKAMGLNTIAFYVFWNDHEQPDGSFDFKTGNRDLEGFLKLCQEEGMWVLFRPGPYACGEWDLGGLPHYLLKDPKAKLRTTEDAKFMKAQTRYLEAVARVAEPFLANNGGPILMTQLENEYGSYQRKDRKYMEWLKAFWSRKGFGPFYTSDGAGEHFLKGVVLPDVAVGLDPGLNDGHWKVANKCNPGVPVFSSETYPGWLRHWGEGNWAPTPGVVNHVRWFMDKGRSFSLFVFHGGTNFGFSAGANNGGPGKYQPDLTSYDYGSPVDEQGRMNEYYAQMREIILEKLPPEAAVPEPPADIPAMEIPEFTPAVHAGLWENLPKPFRSKFPQPPYFEQWNQNQGIAVYSTAVPAGPPETLEFANVNDYAQVYLDGELVGTLDRRLGQKSVKLPERRKPGMLEILVEAMGHINFHISMESDCKGVYGPVKLGTRELKNWTVRALPLKADSIVRAPKGKGPSQKREGAHFRAVVNIEEPQDTFLDMSRYVKGYVWVNGINVGRYWNVGPQLRLYVPAPFLKKGENVIDILDLHEKEPKPVRGMKERNKEPGKINTKNLDNQW, encoded by the coding sequence ATGATGAAGCAATATGGTTTCAGTTGGTCTGCCGCCCTGATGGCTGTCGGAGTGGGAGCATTGGCATGGGCCGGCCCTGAGGCTGTCCAGAATGTACAGAAACCCGCTCTTTCCGGAGGAACCCCCGTTGTATTCGGGTTCGGCGGGGAAGGGAACCAGGAGTTCATGCTGAACGGAAAACCATTCCAGATCCGCGGCGCGGAGATGCATCCCCAGCGCATTCCCCGTGAATACTGGAGGCACCGCATCAGGACCGCCAAGGCCATGGGGCTGAATACGATTGCATTTTACGTGTTCTGGAATGACCATGAGCAGCCGGACGGCAGCTTTGACTTTAAGACGGGGAACCGGGATCTGGAAGGGTTTCTCAAGTTATGCCAGGAGGAAGGCATGTGGGTTTTGTTCCGTCCCGGCCCCTATGCGTGCGGGGAATGGGACCTGGGAGGGCTGCCTCATTATTTGCTGAAGGATCCCAAGGCTAAATTGAGAACTACGGAAGACGCCAAATTCATGAAGGCGCAGACGCGTTATCTGGAGGCCGTGGCCCGTGTGGCGGAACCTTTTTTAGCCAACAACGGGGGGCCCATTCTGATGACCCAGCTTGAAAACGAGTACGGGAGCTACCAGCGGAAAGACCGCAAGTATATGGAATGGCTGAAGGCGTTCTGGAGCAGGAAGGGTTTTGGCCCCTTTTACACATCCGACGGCGCGGGAGAGCATTTTCTGAAAGGGGTGGTGCTTCCGGACGTGGCCGTAGGGCTGGATCCGGGGTTGAATGACGGCCATTGGAAGGTGGCTAATAAATGCAATCCGGGAGTTCCCGTTTTTTCCTCGGAAACGTATCCTGGCTGGCTGCGGCACTGGGGGGAGGGGAATTGGGCCCCCACCCCTGGCGTTGTCAATCATGTCCGCTGGTTTATGGACAAGGGACGCTCCTTCAGCTTGTTCGTTTTCCATGGAGGCACCAATTTCGGATTTTCGGCCGGAGCCAACAACGGGGGGCCGGGAAAATACCAGCCGGACCTGACGAGTTATGATTACGGCTCTCCCGTGGATGAGCAGGGGCGGATGAATGAATATTATGCCCAGATGCGGGAAATCATCTTGGAAAAGTTGCCCCCCGAAGCCGCGGTGCCGGAACCTCCCGCAGACATTCCGGCCATGGAAATTCCGGAGTTCACGCCCGCAGTGCATGCCGGCCTTTGGGAGAACCTGCCCAAGCCTTTCCGGAGCAAGTTCCCTCAGCCTCCCTATTTCGAACAGTGGAATCAGAATCAGGGCATTGCCGTTTACAGCACTGCCGTTCCGGCAGGACCGCCTGAAACGCTGGAATTCGCCAATGTTAATGACTATGCCCAGGTATATCTGGACGGGGAGCTGGTCGGCACGCTGGACCGGCGGCTGGGGCAGAAGAGTGTGAAGCTGCCGGAGCGCAGGAAGCCGGGAATGCTGGAAATTCTGGTGGAGGCCATGGGGCATATCAATTTCCATATCAGCATGGAGAGTGACTGCAAGGGGGTGTACGGCCCTGTGAAGCTGGGAACGCGCGAGTTAAAGAACTGGACGGTGAGGGCGCTTCCCCTGAAAGCCGACTCCATTGTGCGTGCTCCCAAAGGAAAGGGGCCTTCCCAGAAACGGGAAGGAGCGCATTTCCGGGCCGTCGTGAATATTGAAGAGCCTCAGGACACGTTTCTGGACATGTCCCGCTATGTCAAGGGGTATGTATGGGTGAACGGAATCAACGTGGGACGGTATTGGAATGTGGGCCCTCAATTAAGGCTGTATGTTCCGGCTCCATTCCTGAAAAAAGGGGAGAATGTGATTGATATTCTGGACCTGCATGAAAAGGAACCCAAACCTGTCCGCGGCATGAAGGAACGCAACAAGGAACCCGGAAAGATAAATACCAAAAATCTGGATAACCAGTGGTAA
- a CDS encoding bifunctional nuclease family protein, with protein sequence MPDDHLITLEPYALLYTRAGAGMCLRDPLTGKVGVIFMELPDGMALERCLNGERPVRPDTSSLLAHFLSSMECRVRLVLINGRKDEVFYARVTIEAANEVMDKLVELDARPSDALMIAARFGTGIKIVPSVWESMENILPQLEQLDADSPDSRAPVYLGDS encoded by the coding sequence ATGCCGGATGACCATCTGATTACCCTGGAACCTTACGCCCTGCTTTACACCCGGGCCGGGGCGGGTATGTGTCTGCGTGATCCGCTGACCGGCAAGGTGGGCGTCATTTTCATGGAGCTGCCAGACGGCATGGCCCTGGAACGCTGTCTGAACGGGGAACGCCCGGTACGGCCGGACACGTCTTCCCTGCTGGCTCACTTTTTATCCTCTATGGAATGCCGGGTGAGGCTGGTGCTTATCAACGGCCGCAAGGATGAAGTCTTTTACGCCCGCGTGACCATAGAGGCCGCCAATGAGGTGATGGACAAGCTGGTGGAGCTGGACGCCCGCCCTTCGGACGCCCTGATGATCGCCGCCCGGTTTGGAACCGGAATCAAGATTGTTCCCTCCGTATGGGAGAGCATGGAGAATATTCTGCCCCAGCTGGAACAACTGGATGCGGATTCCCCGGACAGCCGCGCTCCGGTATATTTGGGAGATTCGTAA
- the gpmA gene encoding 2,3-diphosphoglycerate-dependent phosphoglycerate mutase, translated as MKTIVLLRHGESTWNRENRFTGWTDVDLTELGIQEANRAGDLLKDRGMAFDHAYTSYLKRAVKTLNCVLDRLDQDWLPVSKSWRLNEKHYGMLQGLNKSETAKKYGDEQVLIWRRSYDVAPPPLAEDDPANPKWDPRYKEVPDSELPRTESLKETINRMMPYWKGTILPSLRTLDNILIVAHGNTLRGMIKYLKNIPDEQLLSLNLPTATPYVFEFDDSLNLEKDYFLGDPEEIRKRMAAVAGQGSAKKKTPTD; from the coding sequence ATGAAAACAATTGTCCTTCTGCGCCATGGAGAAAGCACGTGGAACCGTGAAAACAGATTCACCGGATGGACGGACGTGGACCTGACGGAATTGGGAATACAGGAAGCCAACCGCGCGGGCGACCTTCTGAAAGACAGGGGAATGGCCTTTGACCATGCCTACACCTCTTATCTTAAGAGGGCCGTGAAAACGCTCAACTGCGTGCTGGACCGTTTGGACCAGGACTGGCTGCCCGTCTCCAAAAGCTGGAGGTTGAATGAAAAGCACTACGGCATGCTCCAGGGACTGAACAAAAGCGAAACGGCCAAAAAATACGGAGACGAACAGGTACTGATCTGGAGGCGCAGCTATGACGTGGCGCCTCCTCCCCTGGCGGAGGACGATCCCGCCAACCCCAAATGGGATCCCCGCTATAAGGAAGTGCCGGACAGCGAGCTTCCGCGCACGGAATCACTGAAAGAAACTATCAACCGTATGATGCCCTATTGGAAAGGAACCATTCTTCCTTCTCTCCGGACGCTGGACAATATCCTGATCGTAGCCCACGGCAACACGTTGCGGGGCATGATCAAATATTTGAAAAACATTCCTGACGAACAGCTTCTTTCCCTGAATCTTCCTACCGCCACCCCTTATGTATTTGAATTTGACGACTCCCTGAACCTGGAAAAAGACTACTTTCTTGGGGATCCGGAAGAAATCCGCAAACGCATGGCGGCCGTCGCCGGCCAGGGAAGCGCAAAGAAAAAAACGCCTACAGACTAA
- a CDS encoding SLC13 family permease, with the protein MLTTLLILGVSAVLFVQGRVRSDLVALCSLLCLMMFGILSPEQALSGFSNSIVVMMVGLFVVGGAIFRTGLAKMMGGRIMKLAGRSELRLLVLTMLVTAGIGAFVSNTGTVALMLPILVSLAADGGIQTSRLLMPMAFASSMGGMLTLIGTPPNLVVNNQLQEAGMEGLGFFSFTPIGFVCIVTGILALIPLSRKFLGRHDDRAEDEAKGKSLSQLIDEYQIINNLYRLRVLEDSPLTEHPLHDLQIPDLYRVNIVEVRRRHSGRHSFLQTVSQTMAGSDTRVARGDVIYVMGEFEDVARFAREYGVEMINRKTSEDTDSLLKSKLKFDEIGIAEMLLMRNSDLINMPVKSSGLRAKYGVNILAIQRDNHYIFHNLKDVKLQYGDTLLVQGTWTDIARLSEKTFEWVVVGQPLAEASKVTLTHKAPLAAGIMLLMIAAMVFNWVPAVAAVLVAAVLMVLCGCLRNVEEAYRTINWESIVLIAAMLPMSVALEKTGASEAISHGLVAGLGGFGPFALMAGVYFTASLLTMFISNTATAVLLAPIALQSAASMGISPYPLLLAVSVGTSMCFASPFSTPPNALVMPAGKYTFMDYVKVGVPLQVIMGLVMVVMIPLFFPFGKA; encoded by the coding sequence ATGTTGACCACGCTTCTCATTCTGGGAGTATCCGCCGTTTTATTTGTCCAGGGGAGGGTCCGTTCCGATCTTGTCGCGCTGTGTTCCCTTCTCTGCCTGATGATGTTCGGGATTTTGAGCCCGGAGCAGGCGCTTTCCGGCTTTTCCAATTCCATTGTGGTGATGATGGTGGGGCTTTTCGTGGTGGGAGGCGCCATTTTCCGGACGGGCCTGGCCAAGATGATGGGCGGCAGAATCATGAAGCTGGCCGGCAGGAGCGAGTTGCGCCTGCTGGTGCTGACCATGCTTGTTACGGCCGGCATAGGCGCTTTTGTCAGCAATACGGGGACAGTGGCGCTGATGCTGCCTATTCTGGTGAGCCTGGCCGCAGACGGAGGCATCCAGACGAGCCGCCTGCTCATGCCCATGGCGTTCGCCAGCAGTATGGGCGGCATGCTGACGCTGATCGGCACGCCTCCCAACCTTGTCGTCAACAACCAGCTTCAGGAGGCCGGGATGGAGGGGCTGGGCTTTTTTTCGTTCACCCCCATCGGCTTTGTCTGCATCGTGACGGGCATTCTGGCTCTGATTCCCCTCAGCAGGAAGTTTCTGGGTCGCCATGACGACAGGGCGGAAGACGAGGCCAAGGGGAAATCCCTCAGCCAGCTGATAGATGAGTACCAGATTATTAATAATCTTTACCGCCTCCGGGTGCTGGAGGATTCCCCTCTGACGGAACATCCTCTGCACGATCTTCAGATACCGGACCTTTACCGCGTGAATATTGTGGAGGTGCGCCGCAGGCATTCCGGCCGGCATTCCTTCCTGCAGACGGTCAGCCAGACCATGGCGGGTTCAGATACGAGGGTGGCCCGGGGCGACGTCATTTATGTAATGGGGGAGTTTGAGGACGTAGCCCGTTTTGCCCGGGAATATGGGGTGGAGATGATTAACCGGAAGACGTCGGAAGATACGGATTCCCTGTTGAAAAGCAAGTTGAAGTTTGACGAGATAGGCATTGCGGAAATGCTGCTCATGCGGAACTCGGATCTGATCAACATGCCCGTGAAGTCTTCGGGGCTGCGCGCCAAGTACGGGGTCAATATTCTGGCCATCCAGCGGGACAATCATTACATTTTCCATAATTTGAAGGATGTGAAGCTCCAGTACGGAGATACGCTGCTGGTTCAGGGAACCTGGACGGATATTGCTCGCCTGAGTGAGAAAACTTTTGAATGGGTCGTGGTGGGCCAGCCTCTGGCGGAGGCCTCTAAGGTGACCCTGACGCATAAGGCCCCCCTGGCCGCAGGCATTATGCTGCTGATGATTGCGGCCATGGTGTTTAACTGGGTGCCTGCTGTGGCGGCGGTGCTGGTTGCCGCTGTCCTGATGGTGTTGTGCGGTTGCCTGCGCAATGTGGAGGAGGCGTACCGGACGATCAACTGGGAGAGCATTGTCCTGATTGCCGCCATGCTGCCGATGTCCGTAGCGCTGGAGAAGACGGGCGCCTCAGAGGCTATTTCCCATGGGCTGGTGGCCGGGCTGGGGGGATTCGGGCCGTTTGCCCTGATGGCGGGCGTTTATTTCACGGCTTCCCTGCTGACCATGTTTATCAGCAATACGGCTACGGCGGTGCTTCTGGCGCCTATCGCCCTGCAATCCGCGGCGAGTATGGGCATCAGCCCCTATCCGCTGCTGCTGGCGGTTTCCGTAGGCACCAGCATGTGTTTTGCCTCTCCCTTTTCCACGCCTCCCAATGCCCTGGTCATGCCGGCGGGGAAATATACGTTCATGGATTACGTGAAAGTGGGCGTTCCCCTGCAGGTGATTATGGGGCTGGTCATGGTCGTGATGATTCCGCTGTTTTTCCCGTTCGGGAAGGCTTGA
- a CDS encoding 2-hydroxyacid dehydrogenase gives MTDHSCRIAFFDAKPYDRDSFNPVNEREFHDDIRYFKGHLTPDSVPLTRGTDVACIFVNDTANREVIRRLKENGVKLLALRCAGFNNVDLKAAEEAGLPVVRVPQYSPYAVAEHAVALMLSLNRKIHRAYWRTRDGNFSLHGLMGFDMNGKTAGIIGTGKIARILIRILKGFGMNILAYDPYPDRRFAEEAGITYTTLDDLYARSDIISLHCPLTPETEHLINTDSIGKMKEGVMIINTGRGKLINTEMLIDGLKSKKVGSAGLDVYEEEGEYFYEDKSDKIIDDDTLARLLSFNNVILTSHQGFFTKEALHNIAEVTLRNIRDFLEGKPLINRVTLQSR, from the coding sequence ATGACCGACCATTCCTGCCGCATTGCGTTCTTTGACGCCAAGCCCTACGACCGGGATTCCTTCAATCCTGTCAATGAGCGCGAATTCCATGACGACATACGCTACTTCAAAGGGCATCTCACTCCGGACAGCGTGCCTCTGACCCGCGGTACGGACGTAGCGTGCATTTTCGTCAACGACACGGCAAACCGGGAAGTAATACGGCGCCTGAAGGAAAACGGCGTCAAATTGCTGGCTTTGCGCTGCGCCGGATTCAATAATGTGGATCTGAAAGCGGCGGAAGAAGCGGGACTGCCCGTCGTGCGGGTGCCCCAATATTCTCCCTATGCGGTGGCGGAACATGCCGTGGCCCTGATGCTCTCCCTGAACCGAAAAATACACCGCGCCTACTGGCGCACCAGGGACGGCAATTTTTCCCTTCACGGCCTGATGGGCTTTGACATGAATGGGAAAACGGCCGGCATCATCGGAACGGGGAAAATCGCCAGAATCCTCATCCGCATTCTCAAAGGCTTCGGGATGAATATCCTGGCCTATGACCCGTACCCTGACCGGCGCTTTGCGGAAGAAGCCGGCATCACGTACACCACTCTGGATGATCTGTATGCCCGGTCCGACATCATTTCCCTGCACTGCCCCCTTACTCCGGAAACGGAACACCTGATCAATACGGATTCCATCGGAAAAATGAAGGAGGGAGTAATGATTATCAATACGGGACGCGGCAAGCTGATTAACACGGAAATGCTGATTGACGGCCTGAAATCAAAAAAAGTGGGGTCTGCCGGACTGGACGTGTATGAAGAAGAAGGAGAATATTTCTACGAAGACAAATCTGACAAAATCATTGATGACGACACCCTGGCCCGCCTTCTTTCCTTCAACAACGTTATCCTGACTTCCCACCAGGGCTTTTTCACGAAAGAAGCCCTGCACAATATTGCGGAAGTCACCCTGCGCAACATCCGGGATTTTCTGGAAGGCAAACCTCTGATCAACCGCGTCACGCTCCAGTCACGCTGA
- a CDS encoding glycosyltransferase family 10 domain-containing protein: MTDSPRPTRIKVIRKSMKASPDQTESLLWGDCLFCTDAAMTDYDWILVYDEFPRTPVGTVRNETEPLLCPPDQTILITVEPPSIKIYSRAYTSQFGTVLTTHSARDLPHPGHTLGRGCLEWLYIKPMQEILDQKEFPKTKMLSTICSAKQHTHTMHKKRYDLTRYLADRLPELDWFGHGIREIENKTVAMDDYKYHLCVENHLEPHHWTEKLSDAFVAMTLPFYAGDPLATECFPQESFIPIPLDNPQKALEIIRKTMEDGEYEKRLPAIREARRLVLEKYNMFAQTAAVIHSHRETGTIRPGAVLKGRHVLRKNPLNALRELADTLAYKIRSRGRRGTGPGV, translated from the coding sequence ATGACGGATTCCCCCCGCCCCACACGCATCAAGGTCATCAGAAAATCCATGAAGGCCTCTCCGGATCAAACGGAATCCCTGTTGTGGGGCGACTGTCTGTTCTGCACGGACGCCGCCATGACGGATTACGACTGGATTCTGGTATACGACGAATTCCCCAGAACTCCCGTGGGCACCGTCAGGAATGAAACGGAACCCCTTCTCTGCCCGCCGGATCAGACTATCCTGATCACGGTGGAGCCCCCTTCCATCAAAATATACAGCAGGGCATACACCAGCCAGTTCGGCACCGTTCTCACCACCCACTCTGCCCGGGACCTTCCGCATCCCGGGCACACCCTGGGCCGCGGATGTCTTGAATGGCTGTATATCAAACCCATGCAGGAAATTCTGGATCAGAAGGAATTCCCGAAGACAAAAATGCTCTCCACCATCTGCTCCGCCAAGCAGCATACGCATACCATGCATAAAAAGCGCTATGATCTTACGCGCTACCTGGCGGACCGTCTGCCGGAACTGGACTGGTTCGGACACGGTATCCGGGAAATAGAAAATAAAACCGTTGCCATGGATGACTACAAATATCATTTATGCGTGGAAAACCATCTGGAACCCCACCATTGGACGGAAAAACTGTCTGATGCCTTTGTCGCCATGACCCTTCCTTTTTACGCCGGGGATCCGTTGGCAACGGAATGCTTCCCGCAGGAAAGCTTCATCCCCATTCCGCTGGACAACCCGCAAAAAGCCCTGGAAATCATCCGCAAGACCATGGAAGACGGAGAATATGAAAAACGGCTTCCCGCCATCCGTGAAGCAAGGCGCCTGGTGCTGGAAAAATACAATATGTTCGCCCAAACAGCGGCAGTCATTCACAGCCACAGGGAAACGGGAACCATCCGGCCTGGAGCCGTGTTGAAAGGCCGCCACGTTCTGCGGAAAAATCCGCTCAATGCCCTTCGGGAATTGGCGGACACACTGGCCTATAAAATCAGGTCGCGCGGCAGACGCGGAACCGGCCCCGGCGTGTAA
- a CDS encoding tyrosine-protein phosphatase, whose product MNRNTAILAILAAALPLACAETMMESAAPIQVKNVPNCYRLSPKLYRSGQPGNDGFKALEKLGLKSVLNLREYHNDAGKAEHTGLRLYRMRLAAGKVTRKELMDCLLIISSAPKPILVHCWHGSDRTGIVCAAYRIVMQNWTSEKALEELMDERFGHHQSYYSNLAELIKNTDWQAFKEEFRKKQQAQGI is encoded by the coding sequence ATGAACCGGAATACTGCGATACTGGCTATTCTGGCGGCGGCCCTTCCCCTTGCCTGTGCGGAAACTATGATGGAATCCGCCGCTCCCATACAGGTAAAAAACGTCCCAAACTGTTACCGCCTCAGCCCGAAGCTGTATCGTTCCGGACAGCCCGGCAACGACGGGTTCAAGGCCCTGGAAAAACTGGGGCTCAAATCTGTCCTGAACCTGCGGGAATACCACAACGACGCCGGCAAGGCGGAACATACCGGATTGCGCCTGTACCGCATGAGACTGGCGGCAGGAAAAGTAACCCGGAAAGAACTCATGGACTGCCTGCTGATCATCAGCAGCGCTCCCAAACCCATTTTGGTGCATTGCTGGCACGGCTCCGACCGCACCGGCATTGTCTGTGCAGCCTACCGCATCGTCATGCAGAACTGGACATCGGAAAAGGCGCTTGAAGAACTGATGGATGAACGCTTCGGACACCACCAGTCCTACTACTCCAACCTCGCGGAACTGATCAAAAATACGGACTGGCAGGCATTCAAGGAAGAATTCCGGAAAAAACAGCAGGCTCAGGGCATCTGA